Below is a genomic region from Candidatus Krumholzibacteriia bacterium.
CTCTATATCTGACAAGAAGTTAAACTGGAGCTGGTGCGCGGATTTGAACCGCGGACCTGCGCATTACGAATGCGCTGCTCTACCAACTGAGCTACACCAGCTCCGAGAGGCGATATGATTCTCGGGTGAGAGGATTCCTGGCGGCATGGGTGCCCGGGGAGGGGCGCCTGTGCGCGCGGCGGCCTCGTTTATACCACAAGGCCCCGCGCCGTTCCACCGCTTCTTTGTGGCCTGGGGACGCCTCCGGGCCCCTTCCGGCGGGGCGGCCGCCAGCTCAGGCCAGCGGGACTTCCACGCTGGTCAGACGGCGCAGCGCCTCGGGCGAATTCGCGCGCGAGGACGCCTCCTCATAGGTGATCACCTTGGCGGCGATAAGTTCGTTCAGGTGCCCTTCCAGCGTCTGCATGCCCAGCTTCTTCCCCGTCTGCATCATCGATGGCAGTTGCACCATCTTGTCTTCGCGGATCACGGCGCGCACCGCGTCGTTGGCAATCAGGATCTCCAGCGCCGCCACCCGCCCGCCGCTGATCTTCGGCACCAGCGTCTGCGACACGATGCCCTGCAGGGTCCCCGCCAGCTGCATCCGCACCATGGTCTGCTGTTCGGGCGGGAACACGTTCACCACGCGGTCCACCGTCTTGGTGGCACTGGTGGTGTGCAGCGTGGCCAGCACCAGGTGCCCGGTCTCGGCGGCGGTCACCGCCAGCGCGATGGTCTCCAGGTCGCGCATCTCGCCCACCAGGATGATGTCCGGGTCCTGGCGCAACGCACGCCGCAGCGCCTGGGTGAAGTCCGCGGTGTCCCCGCCGATCTCGCGCTGGTTGATGTAGCACTTCTTGTCGCGATGGAGGAACTCGATGGGATCCTCCATGGTGATGATGTGCGCGCGGTGGTTGCTGTTGATGAAGTCCACCATGGCCGCCAGCGTGGTCGACTTGCCGCTGCCGGTGGGCCCGGTGACCAGCACCAGTCCACGCGGCTTGGTGGCCAGCATGCGGCACACGTCGGGCAGCCCGAGTTCCTTGAAGGTCGGCACG
It encodes:
- a CDS encoding type IV pilus twitching motility protein PilT, with product MQINEFLGHVVKLGGSDAHLKVGQPPGVRVNGKILPQGTTPLTPEDTDAIARTVLPPELYKQFTYSGDIDCSYSVPGLARFRVNVMRQRGSISVIMRFIPERVPTFKELGLPDVCRMLATKPRGLVLVTGPTGSGKSTTLAAMVDFINSNHRAHIITMEDPIEFLHRDKKCYINQREIGGDTADFTQALRRALRQDPDIILVGEMRDLETIALAVTAAETGHLVLATLHTTSATKTVDRVVNVFPPEQQTMVRMQLAGTLQGIVSQTLVPKISGGRVAALEILIANDAVRAVIREDKMVQLPSMMQTGKKLGMQTLEGHLNELIAAKVITYEEASSRANSPEALRRLTSVEVPLA